In the Flavisolibacter tropicus genome, one interval contains:
- a CDS encoding sialidase family protein encodes MNRYIKLMIGALVFLVACNDKSQSLVTAANQAIQVDSVPGQCPYLTKDPKGNTVLSWVRMLNDSSAVFCYAVSTDGKTFGQPVVIPHSHNIQPHGENLPKIIFKPSGEIIALWGAPSTNLTNKYAGMVFYAQSFDAGKNWSTPKPLTNDTASYDQRYYDVALLPTGEVGIIWLDNRKASNEEGSALYFASTNGKNGFQSERRIAESCCQCCRTDLFVDSKGGIHTLYRGIIKDSIRDMVHAVSTDGGRTFSSPKRISEDNWVLNGCPHTGPAMAETKDGLQFAWFTGGKDKGAYFTSSKDNGNSFSPRQAISPLGSHPQLAAMANGELVFVWDETATAGNKVFKRIGLQVRNADGQSVSDNYITADTATASFPVIATIKEKTSLIAYSQKIADNNFVFYQLFNVN; translated from the coding sequence ATGAATCGCTATATAAAATTAATGATCGGTGCCCTTGTGTTTTTGGTAGCCTGTAACGATAAAAGTCAAAGTCTGGTTACAGCAGCCAACCAAGCCATACAAGTGGATTCAGTACCGGGTCAATGTCCTTATTTAACTAAAGATCCTAAAGGCAATACAGTACTGAGCTGGGTGCGTATGTTGAATGATTCTTCTGCTGTTTTTTGTTATGCAGTATCTACGGATGGAAAAACATTTGGACAGCCGGTAGTTATTCCCCATAGCCATAACATACAACCACATGGCGAGAACCTGCCTAAGATCATATTTAAACCTTCAGGAGAAATCATTGCCTTGTGGGGAGCGCCCAGCACCAATTTGACAAACAAATATGCCGGCATGGTATTCTATGCCCAATCGTTTGATGCTGGTAAAAACTGGAGTACTCCAAAGCCATTAACTAACGACACGGCTAGTTATGATCAGCGCTATTATGATGTGGCATTACTTCCAACAGGTGAAGTAGGTATTATCTGGCTGGACAACCGGAAAGCGTCGAATGAGGAAGGCTCTGCTCTCTACTTTGCGAGCACGAACGGCAAGAATGGATTTCAAAGTGAAAGAAGAATTGCTGAATCTTGTTGTCAGTGCTGCCGTACCGATTTGTTTGTAGATAGCAAGGGTGGCATTCATACCTTATATCGAGGCATCATTAAAGACAGTATTCGCGATATGGTGCATGCTGTTTCTACTGATGGCGGGCGTACGTTTTCTTCACCTAAGCGCATTAGTGAAGATAATTGGGTATTAAATGGCTGTCCGCATACAGGACCTGCTATGGCTGAAACAAAGGATGGCTTGCAGTTTGCCTGGTTCACTGGCGGTAAAGACAAGGGCGCTTACTTTACCAGTTCAAAAGATAATGGTAACAGCTTTTCTCCCCGCCAGGCTATTAGTCCATTAGGCTCTCACCCGCAGTTGGCTGCTATGGCAAACGGAGAGCTGGTATTTGTATGGGATGAAACAGCTACAGCAGGTAATAAGGTATTTAAGCGGATAGGACTTCAGGTGCGTAATGCTGATGGGCAAAGTGTGAGTGATAATTATATTACGGCAGATACTGCCACTGCTAGTTTTCCTGTTATTGCAACTATAAAAGAAAAGACGTCGTTGATAGCCTATTCTCAAAAAATAGCAGATAACAATTTTGTTTTCTACCAATTGTTTAATGTGAACTAG
- a CDS encoding phosphatase PAP2 family protein translates to MKSNSSFIGKYSKKLPLPLILLLFLFVGAIGLFTLIMHEVLQEREEQVDHHIFQFLSSHVINPSLTPFMKTVTYFASATFLQIAYIILIAFYIILKNWKRALEIAAIGMGGFIVNYFMKLFFHRVRPPDPLIAPLQNFSFPSGHATSAFIFYGLLAYLIWKTDLNRTYKYLTATVLIIFSLLIGFSRVYLRVHYPSDVVAGFCIGFSWLVITISLFTRLKKKADIEEKQEATQPDKV, encoded by the coding sequence ATGAAAAGCAACTCATCGTTTATAGGAAAATATAGCAAGAAGCTTCCTCTGCCCTTAATACTGCTATTATTTTTATTTGTAGGCGCTATTGGCTTATTCACCCTGATTATGCATGAAGTACTTCAAGAAAGAGAAGAACAGGTGGACCATCACATCTTTCAATTTCTATCAAGCCATGTAATCAATCCATCACTAACCCCATTCATGAAAACCGTCACCTATTTTGCTTCAGCGACCTTTTTACAGATCGCATATATAATACTGATAGCTTTTTATATCATCCTCAAAAATTGGAAGCGAGCTCTTGAAATTGCTGCTATTGGGATGGGTGGCTTCATTGTCAATTACTTTATGAAACTTTTCTTTCACCGCGTCCGTCCCCCAGATCCTTTGATTGCTCCTTTACAGAACTTTAGCTTTCCAAGTGGGCATGCCACATCTGCCTTTATCTTTTATGGATTATTAGCCTACCTGATTTGGAAGACAGACCTAAACCGAACGTATAAATATTTGACTGCTACCGTTCTGATTATCTTTTCCTTGCTTATTGGTTTTAGTCGCGTGTATTTAAGAGTACACTACCCTAGCGATGTGGTGGCTGGTTTTTGCATAGGATTTTCGTGGCTGGTAATAACGATATCGCTATTTACGCGTTTAAAAAAGAAAGCGGATATAGAGGAAAAACAAGAAGCAACTCAGCCTGACAAGGTCTAA
- a CDS encoding FMN-binding glutamate synthase family protein has protein sequence MVRGFERTSVRSIILFILILSNVLIVKAAYLHSESWYWLLCLSLPLLLVAIRDANQKKHAIIRNFPIIGRLRYFFESIRPELRQYFFESDLDGKPFNRRQRSIIYQRAKNEKQTVAFGMQANPMSPGYEWVAHSIYPTTITEKDLRVWIGNYQCMQPYYASIYNIGAMSYGALSKTAIMSLNGGAKIGDFAHNTGEGGISEYHLQGGDLIWQIGTGYFGCRDENGRFSPMAFRKNALLPQVKMIELKLSQGAKPGHGGILPASKNTPEIAAIRLVAPGTTVHSPTRHSEFNTPKGMIQFLQLMRELSEGKPVGFKLCIGDKEEFIAICEAIVATGILPDFISIDGAEGGTGAAPLEFTDHIGMPLYDALAFVKQTLDTYGLSEHIKILAAGKIITGFDILKVMSLGASACYSARGMMMALGCIQALVCDSGKCPVGVATQDPVFYKGLHPADKQVRVANFHQKTIAATKEMMEACGFTNLEAVHSSKFMRRVNEYEAKSFEQIYFGKKGGASIKNLNSILN, from the coding sequence ATGGTACGAGGTTTCGAGCGGACATCGGTTCGCAGTATCATTCTTTTTATACTCATACTTAGTAATGTTCTAATTGTAAAAGCCGCTTATTTACATAGTGAAAGCTGGTATTGGCTGCTTTGTTTGTCGCTTCCACTTTTACTGGTAGCAATACGAGATGCGAATCAGAAAAAGCACGCTATTATTCGGAACTTTCCGATCATTGGGCGGTTGCGTTATTTCTTTGAGTCCATCCGGCCAGAGCTGCGGCAATACTTTTTTGAATCTGATTTAGATGGTAAGCCGTTTAATCGCCGGCAACGGTCTATTATTTACCAGCGGGCCAAAAACGAGAAACAAACTGTTGCCTTTGGTATGCAAGCCAACCCGATGAGTCCAGGTTATGAATGGGTGGCGCATTCTATCTATCCAACAACCATAACCGAAAAAGATCTGCGTGTATGGATTGGGAATTACCAATGTATGCAACCCTATTATGCCAGCATATATAATATAGGTGCCATGAGTTATGGTGCTTTAAGTAAAACGGCTATTATGTCGTTGAATGGAGGTGCTAAAATTGGCGACTTTGCACACAATACCGGTGAAGGCGGTATTAGTGAATATCATTTGCAGGGTGGTGATCTGATCTGGCAGATTGGTACTGGCTATTTTGGTTGTCGGGATGAGAATGGACGTTTCAGTCCGATGGCCTTTCGTAAAAATGCCTTGCTGCCACAAGTGAAAATGATTGAGTTGAAATTGTCGCAAGGGGCCAAGCCTGGGCACGGTGGTATCTTGCCAGCCTCTAAGAATACGCCGGAAATTGCTGCTATCCGGTTGGTAGCCCCAGGTACTACTGTGCATTCGCCTACCCGTCATAGTGAGTTTAATACACCAAAAGGGATGATTCAGTTTCTGCAGCTAATGCGTGAGCTTTCGGAAGGCAAGCCTGTGGGTTTCAAATTATGTATTGGTGATAAGGAAGAGTTTATTGCCATTTGTGAAGCTATAGTTGCTACGGGTATTCTACCTGACTTTATTTCTATTGACGGTGCGGAAGGTGGAACGGGTGCTGCGCCATTAGAATTTACCGATCACATAGGTATGCCACTCTACGATGCGCTGGCCTTTGTAAAACAAACCCTGGATACCTATGGGCTTTCCGAACATATAAAAATACTGGCAGCGGGTAAGATCATTACAGGTTTTGATATTTTAAAAGTGATGTCGTTGGGGGCTTCTGCCTGCTATAGCGCCCGGGGGATGATGATGGCGCTGGGTTGTATACAAGCGTTGGTTTGTGATAGTGGTAAGTGCCCGGTAGGAGTAGCTACCCAGGATCCTGTATTTTATAAAGGCCTGCATCCGGCCGATAAGCAGGTAAGGGTAGCCAACTTTCATCAAAAGACCATTGCTGCAACAAAAGAAATGATGGAGGCCTGCGGCTTCACAAATCTGGAGGCGGTCCATTCCTCTAAGTTTATGCGTAGGGTAAATGAGTATGAGGCCAAAAGTTTTGAACAAATCTACTTTGGTAAGAAAGGAGGGGCTTCCATTAAAAATCTTAATTCCATTTTAAATTAA
- a CDS encoding TonB-dependent receptor, which yields MSYLYRISITILMSSICTVVFSQTIFKAKIIDASTKEPIEGASIRCADAHCSCGCTTSATGEFQMKCTDCKKLTVSYIGYTPQVISVASPVQLISLFQQQSLMQEVVVSANRGEAVKRAEAPIAISVLNQRTIRETKPITADQVLNKVSGVNMVNLGNEQHQMSIRQPMTTKSLFLYLEDGIPVRTTGVFNHNALLEMNMAATKNIEVIKGPSSSLYGSEAIGGVVNFITIAPTAIPVLKVSAQGNNLGYKRADLQSSITKGKWGFALSGYYADKRNSFMEYTDYHKGTFTARADYRFSNKTTLSNSLTWLKYYSDMPSGVDSIMFATRSFVSPQTFTYRKVDALRYRSTLTQNWNERSKTTASLIYRDNTIGQNPAYRIKDDYKRVNGVWKGNKELAHGEENASRFKSYAFIGQHKQSFDWLNAVAIGGVSVDLSPSDYKAQYIRIKKDTLSRKYVSYQNTDSVLTDYTTLINNYAAFANLEFSPLEKLRVVASLRYDLFHYEFNNHLMPSAFSGSPDTVNNFQRLSPKIGATYNFSPRIGIYANYSEGFVPPQVTEMYTGVKVPYLNPSIFYNYEVGGWVEVIKNKLSADASAYRLRGTNEIVSVKLDDGSFANQNAGKTLHQGIELGVNATPIKDLSFRFSGAYSKHEFVEYVEKGVKYNGNEMNNAPNWLYNTEVWYKPSYVKGLRVGAEVQHVGEYFVDPQNTATYKGYNVLNLRAGYQWKGVEVWMNLLNATDNYYSYITSKSAFGYSYQLAEPRSVMVGVSYDFANLVKR from the coding sequence GTGTCTTATTTATATCGTATTAGCATTACTATACTAATGTCATCCATTTGTACAGTAGTATTCAGCCAAACTATTTTCAAAGCCAAAATCATTGACGCCAGCACGAAGGAACCAATTGAAGGTGCCTCTATTCGTTGTGCAGATGCACATTGTTCCTGTGGATGTACCACCAGCGCTACAGGCGAGTTTCAAATGAAGTGTACCGACTGCAAGAAATTGACCGTAAGTTATATTGGTTATACACCCCAAGTTATTTCTGTAGCAAGCCCAGTCCAATTGATCTCCCTTTTTCAACAGCAGTCGCTGATGCAAGAAGTAGTGGTATCTGCCAACCGTGGGGAAGCGGTAAAACGTGCTGAAGCACCTATTGCCATTTCCGTATTGAACCAGCGTACCATCCGTGAAACAAAGCCCATTACTGCCGACCAGGTGCTTAATAAAGTAAGTGGTGTAAACATGGTGAACCTTGGCAACGAGCAACACCAAATGAGTATTCGTCAGCCTATGACCACAAAGAGCCTGTTTCTGTACCTGGAAGATGGTATCCCCGTACGCACAACCGGTGTGTTTAACCACAATGCCTTGTTGGAGATGAACATGGCTGCAACTAAAAACATTGAAGTGATCAAAGGGCCCTCCTCTTCTTTGTATGGTAGTGAAGCAATAGGTGGGGTAGTGAACTTTATTACTATAGCACCCACAGCCATACCTGTTCTCAAAGTATCGGCTCAAGGAAATAATCTAGGCTATAAACGTGCGGATTTGCAGTCCAGCATTACTAAAGGGAAATGGGGTTTTGCTTTGAGTGGATACTATGCCGACAAACGCAACAGCTTTATGGAGTATACAGACTATCATAAGGGCACATTTACAGCCAGAGCAGATTATCGCTTTTCAAATAAAACAACGCTTTCTAATAGTTTAACCTGGCTAAAGTACTACAGCGACATGCCAAGCGGTGTAGACAGTATTATGTTTGCCACCCGCAGTTTTGTTAGTCCACAGACCTTTACCTATCGGAAGGTGGATGCCTTGCGCTACCGCAGCACCCTCACTCAGAATTGGAATGAACGTAGCAAAACCACTGCTTCCCTGATCTATAGGGATAACACTATTGGTCAGAACCCGGCCTACCGAATTAAAGATGATTACAAGCGTGTGAATGGTGTATGGAAAGGGAATAAAGAACTGGCGCATGGTGAAGAAAATGCGAGCCGCTTTAAAAGCTATGCATTTATTGGCCAGCACAAACAAAGCTTTGACTGGTTGAACGCTGTAGCAATTGGAGGCGTGAGTGTAGACTTAAGTCCTTCTGATTACAAGGCCCAATACATCCGCATTAAAAAAGATACCCTAAGCCGGAAGTATGTAAGTTATCAGAACACGGATAGTGTCTTGACTGACTACACTACTCTTATTAATAACTACGCGGCCTTTGCTAACCTGGAATTCAGTCCACTGGAAAAACTGCGAGTGGTAGCATCTCTTCGTTATGATCTATTTCATTATGAATTTAATAATCACTTAATGCCATCTGCTTTTAGTGGTTCTCCAGATACGGTAAATAACTTCCAACGCTTGAGTCCTAAAATTGGTGCTACATATAACTTTTCACCGCGCATTGGTATCTATGCTAACTACTCAGAAGGCTTTGTACCACCACAGGTAACAGAAATGTATACAGGCGTGAAAGTACCTTATCTTAATCCTTCTATATTCTACAATTACGAAGTAGGCGGCTGGGTAGAAGTGATAAAAAACAAGCTGTCAGCAGATGCCAGTGCTTATCGCCTGCGCGGTACCAATGAGATCGTTTCAGTAAAATTGGATGATGGCTCTTTTGCCAACCAGAACGCAGGTAAAACCTTGCACCAAGGCATTGAGCTAGGCGTTAATGCTACACCTATAAAAGATCTGTCTTTCCGCTTTAGTGGTGCATACAGCAAGCACGAATTTGTAGAGTATGTGGAAAAAGGAGTGAAGTACAACGGCAACGAGATGAACAATGCGCCCAACTGGCTTTATAATACGGAGGTGTGGTACAAGCCATCGTATGTAAAAGGCTTACGTGTAGGAGCTGAGGTGCAGCATGTGGGTGAATATTTTGTTGATCCACAAAACACGGCAACGTATAAGGGCTATAATGTGTTGAACCTGCGTGCCGGCTACCAGTGGAAAGGTGTGGAAGTGTGGATGAACCTGTTAAATGCTACTGACAATTACTACTCTTACATTACTTCTAAGAGTGCTTTTGGATACAGTTACCAACTGGCAGAGCCCAGAAGTGTTATGGTGGGTGTATCTTATGATTTTGCAAACCTTGTTAAACGTTAA
- a CDS encoding RrF2 family transcriptional regulator, which yields MLSTSCKYALRATVYLMSEAKENRRFSIKDVAEAIDANEHTSAKILQLLVKSDIIKSAKGPTGGFYMELTGPNIYLIDVVRVIDGDHFFFECGLGLKECSEAKPCPIHHNYKAAREKLFKEFSTVSIQQLSKNLALGKSFLKR from the coding sequence ATGTTGTCTACCTCTTGTAAATATGCACTGCGAGCCACTGTTTACCTTATGTCGGAAGCTAAGGAGAACCGGCGCTTTAGCATCAAGGATGTAGCTGAAGCCATTGATGCCAACGAACATACTTCGGCCAAGATCTTGCAACTTCTGGTAAAGTCAGACATCATCAAATCGGCCAAGGGCCCCACCGGTGGCTTCTATATGGAGCTAACAGGCCCCAATATTTATCTCATAGATGTAGTGCGTGTCATTGATGGCGACCACTTCTTTTTTGAATGTGGCCTCGGATTAAAAGAATGCTCTGAAGCCAAGCCTTGCCCTATTCATCACAACTACAAAGCGGCTCGTGAAAAACTATTCAAAGAGTTCTCAACTGTTTCTATTCAACAACTATCAAAGAACCTGGCACTGGGCAAATCCTTTTTAAAGCGATGA
- a CDS encoding GreA/GreB family elongation factor: MQKVKEQLILVQDDYDIIMKYLKGGIWSVAFDHKNIAELESELKKAKLVSSEDFPNDAVRLNSVVTIKEEQDKKLMILRLVTPNNADVKQRRISVMSPIGTALIGFRKGQQVEWDVPSGRKTFTIVEVINEFE, translated from the coding sequence ATGCAAAAGGTAAAAGAGCAATTGATACTGGTACAAGACGATTATGATATTATCATGAAATACTTAAAGGGTGGCATCTGGAGTGTGGCGTTTGATCATAAAAATATAGCCGAGTTAGAGTCTGAGTTAAAGAAGGCCAAATTAGTAAGCAGTGAAGATTTTCCGAATGATGCAGTGCGGTTAAATTCTGTTGTTACTATCAAAGAAGAACAGGACAAGAAGTTAATGATACTGCGATTAGTAACGCCTAATAATGCAGATGTAAAACAAAGACGAATATCGGTAATGTCGCCAATAGGTACTGCGCTAATTGGTTTTCGTAAAGGACAACAAGTGGAGTGGGATGTGCCTTCTGGTAGGAAGACGTTTACCATTGTTGAGGTTATTAATGAGTTTGAATAA
- a CDS encoding dienelactone hydrolase family protein, with amino-acid sequence MNEIKKEDVKQEVFDLYDDYAHNRVSRRDFMQKLSLYAVGGLTVTSLMSFLMPDYKGSLQIKSDDPRIKSEYITYESPKGGGKIKALLSMPADNKKKLGGIVVVHENRGLNPHIEDVARRAALAGFISLAPDALTPLGGYPGNDDAGRELQSKRDRNEMLEDFIAGFDYLKNHKDCNGKVGVVGFCFGGWIANMMAVRIPDLAAAVPFYGGQPATEDVPKIKAPLLLHYAALDTRVNEGWPAYEAALKANNKEYTAYIYPNVNHGFHNDTTPRYDKVAAELAWKRTIDFFNEKLK; translated from the coding sequence ATGAACGAAATCAAAAAGGAAGACGTTAAACAGGAAGTATTTGACCTATATGACGACTACGCACACAACCGTGTTTCGCGCCGCGATTTTATGCAAAAGCTTTCCCTCTACGCCGTAGGTGGACTTACTGTAACCTCACTGATGAGCTTTTTAATGCCTGATTATAAGGGTTCATTGCAAATCAAATCAGACGATCCGCGTATTAAATCAGAATACATTACTTATGAGTCGCCGAAAGGTGGCGGCAAGATAAAGGCCCTCTTATCTATGCCGGCTGATAATAAAAAGAAGCTTGGCGGCATTGTAGTGGTTCATGAAAACCGCGGATTGAACCCCCATATTGAGGATGTGGCCAGAAGAGCAGCATTAGCAGGATTTATTTCACTAGCGCCAGATGCGCTAACGCCCTTAGGTGGATATCCTGGTAATGACGATGCCGGACGTGAGCTGCAAAGCAAACGGGATCGTAATGAAATGCTGGAAGATTTTATTGCAGGGTTTGACTATTTGAAAAATCATAAAGACTGTAATGGAAAAGTAGGAGTCGTAGGCTTCTGCTTTGGGGGCTGGATTGCTAATATGATGGCTGTGCGCATACCAGACCTTGCTGCCGCTGTTCCTTTTTATGGTGGTCAGCCGGCAACGGAAGATGTTCCCAAAATAAAAGCACCCTTACTACTGCACTATGCTGCTTTGGATACGAGGGTCAATGAAGGCTGGCCAGCTTACGAAGCTGCGTTAAAAGCTAATAACAAAGAATATACGGCATACATATATCCTAACGTTAATCACGGTTTTCATAATGATACCACACCACGTTATGATAAAGTGGCTGCTGAGTTGGCTTGGAAGCGAACCATTGATTTTTTCAATGAGAAACTGAAGTAG
- the ric gene encoding iron-sulfur cluster repair di-iron protein — MNQADTLYVPALAPALKHPTIFKHFDALPPGNAFQIINDHDPKPLYYQLLAERGNIFQWQYLENGPEQWVVEIKKNEAGITIGEIVAKDIRKAGVFKKFGIDFCCGGKKTLKQACEKAQVDVATVEAALENADAHTTTPAFDFSRWEADFLTDYIYNQHHVYYYQEGPVILELAEKVTARHGAQHQNLCLVLALYKKLQEELNAHFLKEENILFPFIKGLVAAKKAKNEGLLYEFLSISEPIEMMESEHEIAGELLGHLRLATDDFTPPAGSCNSFRLLYSKLQDLEADLQQHIHLENNILFPKALALEKELSKG, encoded by the coding sequence ATGAACCAGGCAGATACCTTATATGTACCGGCACTAGCGCCCGCCTTAAAACACCCCACTATATTCAAGCACTTCGACGCATTACCACCCGGCAACGCATTCCAGATCATTAATGATCATGATCCCAAGCCTTTGTACTACCAACTATTGGCAGAAAGAGGAAATATTTTTCAATGGCAATACCTTGAAAATGGCCCAGAACAATGGGTCGTAGAGATCAAGAAAAATGAGGCTGGAATTACGATTGGTGAAATCGTGGCTAAGGATATCCGTAAAGCAGGTGTCTTTAAAAAGTTTGGCATTGATTTCTGCTGTGGTGGCAAAAAAACGTTGAAACAAGCCTGTGAAAAAGCACAAGTAGATGTGGCTACAGTAGAAGCAGCGCTGGAAAACGCCGATGCGCATACAACCACACCCGCCTTTGACTTTTCCCGCTGGGAGGCCGACTTCCTGACTGATTACATTTATAACCAGCACCATGTTTACTACTATCAGGAAGGACCGGTTATTTTAGAACTGGCCGAAAAAGTAACAGCACGACACGGGGCACAACATCAAAACCTTTGTCTTGTTTTAGCGTTATACAAAAAGCTACAAGAGGAATTGAACGCACACTTCCTGAAAGAAGAAAATATATTATTCCCTTTTATCAAAGGATTGGTAGCTGCTAAAAAAGCAAAGAATGAAGGGCTGCTTTATGAATTTTTATCTATTTCAGAACCTATTGAGATGATGGAGAGTGAACACGAAATAGCCGGAGAGTTGTTAGGACATTTACGGTTAGCCACTGATGATTTCACACCGCCTGCCGGCAGTTGCAACAGCTTCCGGTTGCTCTACAGTAAACTACAAGATCTGGAAGCCGATCTGCAACAGCATATCCACTTAGAGAATAATATTCTATTTCCAAAAGCATTGGCGCTGGAAAAAGAACTAAGCAAGGGATAG